A DNA window from Actinomadura coerulea contains the following coding sequences:
- the ettA gene encoding energy-dependent translational throttle protein EttA → MAEYIYTMQRVRKAHGDKVVLDDVTLHFLPGAKIGVLGPNGTGKSTLLRMMAGLEQPSNGDARLMPGFTVGMLQQEPPLNEEKDVLGNVQEGVAETKAMLDRFNEIAELMATDYSDALMEEMGKLQEQLDHRNAWDLDSQLDQAMDALRCPPGDAEVSKLSGGERRRVALCKLLLEAPDLLLLDEPTNHLDAESVQWLEQFLAKYEGTVLAVTHDRYFLDNVATWILELDRGRCYPYEGNYSVYLEKKAERLKVEGNKDAKRKKRLQDELEWVRSNPKARQTKSKARLERYEEMAAEAAKHRKLDFEEIQIPPGPRLGQTVIVADKLTKGFDDRLLMDDLTFNLPPNGIVGVIGPNGVGKTTLFRMIVGEEHPDTGDLRVGETVKIAYVDQGRGGIDPKKTVWEVVSDGLDHINVGLVEMPSRAYVAAFGFKGPDQQKPAGVLSGGERNRLNLALTLKQGGNVLLLDEPTNDLDTETLSSLENALLEFPGCAVITSHDRWFLDRIATHILAWEEGSNWFWFEGNFADYEKNKIERLGADAARPHRVTHRKLTRD, encoded by the coding sequence ATGGCCGAGTACATCTACACGATGCAGCGTGTGCGCAAGGCACATGGCGACAAGGTCGTCCTTGACGACGTCACCCTGCATTTCCTTCCGGGTGCGAAGATCGGGGTCCTGGGGCCCAACGGCACCGGCAAGTCGACGCTGCTGCGCATGATGGCCGGTCTGGAACAGCCTTCCAACGGCGACGCGCGCCTCATGCCCGGGTTCACCGTGGGCATGCTCCAGCAGGAGCCGCCGCTGAACGAGGAGAAGGACGTCCTCGGGAACGTCCAGGAGGGCGTCGCCGAGACCAAGGCGATGCTCGACCGGTTCAACGAGATCGCCGAGCTGATGGCGACGGACTACTCCGACGCGCTGATGGAGGAGATGGGCAAGCTGCAGGAGCAGCTCGACCATCGCAACGCCTGGGACCTCGACAGCCAGCTCGACCAGGCGATGGACGCGCTGCGCTGCCCGCCCGGCGACGCCGAGGTGTCGAAGCTGTCGGGTGGCGAGCGCCGGCGCGTCGCGCTGTGCAAGCTGCTGCTGGAGGCGCCCGACCTCCTGCTGCTGGACGAGCCCACCAACCACCTCGACGCCGAGAGCGTCCAGTGGCTGGAGCAGTTCCTCGCCAAGTACGAGGGCACCGTCCTGGCCGTCACCCACGACCGGTACTTCCTCGACAACGTGGCGACCTGGATCCTGGAGCTGGACCGGGGCCGCTGCTACCCCTACGAGGGCAACTACTCCGTCTACCTGGAGAAGAAGGCCGAGCGGCTCAAGGTCGAGGGCAACAAGGACGCCAAGCGCAAGAAGCGCCTCCAGGACGAGCTGGAGTGGGTGCGCTCCAACCCGAAGGCCCGCCAGACCAAGAGCAAGGCCCGCCTCGAGCGGTACGAGGAGATGGCGGCCGAGGCCGCCAAGCACCGCAAGCTCGACTTCGAGGAGATCCAGATCCCGCCGGGTCCGCGCCTCGGCCAGACGGTGATCGTCGCCGACAAGCTGACCAAGGGCTTCGACGACCGGCTCCTGATGGACGACCTGACGTTCAACCTGCCCCCGAACGGGATCGTCGGCGTCATCGGCCCGAACGGCGTCGGCAAGACCACGCTCTTCCGCATGATCGTCGGCGAGGAGCACCCGGACACGGGCGACCTGCGGGTCGGCGAGACCGTCAAGATCGCCTACGTCGACCAGGGCCGCGGCGGCATCGACCCGAAGAAGACGGTGTGGGAGGTCGTCTCGGACGGCCTGGACCACATCAACGTCGGCCTGGTCGAGATGCCGTCCCGCGCGTACGTCGCGGCGTTCGGGTTCAAGGGCCCCGACCAGCAGAAGCCCGCCGGCGTCCTGTCCGGCGGCGAGCGCAACCGGCTCAACCTGGCGCTGACGCTCAAGCAGGGCGGCAACGTCCTCCTGCTGGACGAGCCGACCAACGACCTGGACACCGAGACCCTGTCCAGCCTGGAGAACGCCCTCCTGGAGTTCCCCGGGTGCGCCGTGATCACCTCGCACGACCGGTGGTTCCTGGACCGCATCGCCACGCACATCCTCGCGTGGGAAGAGGGCTCGAACTGGTTCTGGTTCGAGGGCAACTTCGCCGACTACGAGAAGAACAAGATCGAGCGGCTGGGCGCCGACGCCGCCCGCCCGCACCGGGTCACCCACCGCAAACTGACCCGCGACTGA
- a CDS encoding GGDEF domain-containing protein: MTAVQSSAEGRGGELVRRPRRRARLGRRSLLVVYVPVVVAVHLGLVVAGLAETPFRVDDLVTFGALLACGAVCIEATRRLGMPAGVARDLLSAWWLPVALLLPPVYALLIPVPMQALLQFRVRRTLIYRRAVVAAALGIAGACASVVFHRVVADPLQGAPRWVVESYPGIPAAVGCAALFTVVNAAIVAVAAHAADPESRWRDVLWTRESLLLDTVELCVGILVAITSALSLGLLLLTLPPVMLLQRSLMHQQLQAAARTDAKTGLLNAAAWQREADTELSRAQRTHDAVALLLIDIDHFKRVNDTHGHLVGDQVLVGVASTLCHQLRDYDVVGRFGGEEFVVLLPGADTVEACRVAERLRGRVRRLAVPAEEGTVTVTVSVGVSLFRTHGQDLLELMTAADLALYRAKSSGRDRVCLPALEGPKPSGN; this comes from the coding sequence ATGACGGCAGTGCAGTCGTCCGCCGAGGGCCGTGGTGGGGAGCTGGTCCGCAGGCCGAGGCGCAGGGCGCGACTTGGGCGCCGGTCCCTGCTCGTGGTCTACGTGCCGGTCGTCGTCGCCGTCCATCTGGGGCTCGTCGTCGCGGGGCTTGCGGAGACCCCGTTCCGGGTCGACGACCTGGTGACCTTCGGGGCCCTGCTGGCGTGCGGCGCCGTGTGCATCGAGGCGACGCGCAGGCTGGGGATGCCGGCGGGGGTCGCGCGCGACCTGCTGTCGGCCTGGTGGCTTCCGGTCGCGCTGCTGCTGCCGCCGGTGTACGCGTTGCTGATCCCAGTGCCGATGCAGGCGCTGTTGCAGTTCCGCGTCCGGCGGACGCTGATCTACCGGCGGGCGGTCGTCGCCGCCGCGCTGGGGATCGCCGGGGCGTGCGCGTCGGTGGTGTTCCACCGGGTGGTGGCCGATCCGCTGCAGGGGGCGCCGCGGTGGGTCGTCGAGAGCTACCCGGGCATCCCGGCGGCCGTCGGCTGCGCGGCGCTGTTCACGGTGGTGAACGCGGCGATCGTCGCGGTCGCCGCGCACGCCGCCGATCCCGAGAGCCGGTGGCGCGACGTCCTGTGGACGCGCGAGAGCCTCCTGCTCGACACGGTGGAGCTCTGCGTCGGCATCCTTGTCGCGATCACGAGCGCGCTGTCACTGGGCCTGCTCCTGCTGACGCTTCCGCCGGTGATGCTCCTGCAGCGCAGCCTGATGCACCAGCAGCTCCAGGCGGCCGCGCGCACCGACGCCAAGACGGGCCTGCTGAACGCCGCCGCGTGGCAGCGCGAGGCCGACACCGAGCTCTCCCGGGCCCAGCGCACCCACGACGCCGTCGCGCTCCTCCTGATCGACATCGACCATTTCAAGCGCGTCAACGACACCCACGGCCACCTGGTCGGCGACCAGGTGCTGGTGGGGGTGGCCAGCACCCTGTGCCACCAGCTGCGCGACTACGACGTGGTGGGCCGCTTCGGGGGCGAGGAGTTCGTCGTCCTTCTGCCGGGCGCCGACACCGTGGAGGCCTGCCGCGTCGCCGAGCGCCTGCGCGGCCGGGTGCGCCGCCTCGCCGTCCCGGCCGAGGAGGGCACCGTCACGGTGACGGTCTCGGTGGGGGTGTCGCTGTTCCGCACCCACGGCCAGGACCTCCTGGAACTCATGACCGCGGCCGACCTGGCGCTCTACCGGGCGAAGTCCTCGGGGCGCGACCGGGTGTGCCTTCCCGCCCTCGAAGGCCCCAAGCCGTCCGGCAACTGA
- a CDS encoding single-stranded DNA-binding protein: MNEAHVTITGWVAAEPRYAVTANGHPFLSLRVGCTPRRFDRQTGQWQDDDSLYVTVNCWRGLADNVNASDLQRGTPVLVTGRLRIRQYERDDQWRFSAEVEATTLGPDLTRGTVDYRPAQRSGPLTDEDRQLARDAADQWALTTPAEEEEEPKAA, translated from the coding sequence ATGAACGAGGCGCACGTCACCATCACCGGCTGGGTCGCGGCCGAGCCCCGCTACGCCGTGACGGCCAACGGCCACCCCTTCCTGTCGCTGCGGGTGGGCTGCACGCCCCGCCGCTTCGACCGGCAGACCGGCCAATGGCAGGACGATGACTCCCTGTACGTCACGGTGAACTGCTGGCGCGGGCTGGCCGACAACGTCAACGCGTCCGACCTCCAGCGCGGCACACCGGTCCTGGTCACCGGCCGCCTGCGCATCCGCCAGTACGAACGCGACGACCAGTGGCGGTTCTCCGCCGAGGTCGAGGCCACGACCCTGGGCCCCGACCTGACCCGCGGCACCGTCGACTACCGCCCCGCCCAGCGCAGCGGCCCCCTGACCGACGAAGACCGCCAGCTGGCCCGCGACGCCGCCGATCAATGGGCCCTGACCACTCCCGCGGAAGAAGAAGAGGAACCCAAAGCCGCGTAG
- a CDS encoding GTPase family protein produces the protein MTTSAIPANPPAGTGETPLPDMPEAGPPAEPAGPPGLVERLDGLDRLVQAGLGRLDQPVLDDASALLRRAGQRLRLSGDHTVVTLAGGTGSGKSSLFNAICGLELSPTGMRRPMTSKAHACVWGLDGAGPLLDWLDVDKRHRYARASALDLERADATLQGLVLIDLPDHDSIQAMHRAEVDRFVTIADLLVWVVDPQKYADAALHRNYIVPFARHAGVTLIVLNQVDRLAPHEIDDCVADLRRLLEAEGLADPRIVTTSAVAEDGVHGFRDTLVDTVAARRARTERLSADVDRAAERFTGYRFDAEPPVTVDDGRKAELMQALTDAAGAPAVAEAMESAYELRAADFIGWPVTAMIGRLRSDPLRRMRLTELREELRNAFTGPIGAQQGDVDNALQNVAEGVTAELPPHWGRSVRAAARSHAAEIPEALGESLKEALPTFNVVPRWWWLVKTWQYFLVLVAALSVVWIGFLVAYGLLGLGGDDPDGLVGQAGLIPYVAILVVCTLGMGWLTASACRNMVALSSARHGEKMEQHMRQGIERVAREKVIVPVEEDLEVYARFRRDVDVALGRG, from the coding sequence ATGACCACCTCGGCCATCCCCGCGAACCCACCGGCGGGAACCGGCGAGACCCCCCTCCCCGACATGCCCGAGGCCGGTCCCCCCGCCGAGCCCGCCGGCCCTCCCGGGCTGGTCGAGCGCCTCGACGGGCTCGACCGGCTCGTCCAGGCGGGCCTCGGACGGCTCGACCAGCCCGTCCTCGACGACGCCTCCGCGCTGCTGCGGCGTGCCGGTCAGCGGCTGCGGCTGTCGGGCGACCACACCGTCGTCACCCTGGCCGGCGGAACGGGCAGCGGCAAGTCCTCGCTGTTCAACGCCATCTGCGGGCTCGAACTGTCGCCGACCGGGATGCGCCGCCCGATGACGTCCAAGGCCCACGCGTGCGTCTGGGGGCTGGACGGCGCGGGCCCCCTCCTCGACTGGCTCGACGTCGACAAGCGCCACCGCTACGCCCGCGCCAGCGCCCTCGACCTGGAGCGCGCCGACGCCACCCTCCAGGGCCTCGTCCTGATCGACCTGCCCGACCACGACTCGATCCAGGCGATGCACCGCGCCGAGGTCGACCGGTTCGTCACCATCGCCGACCTGCTGGTCTGGGTCGTCGACCCGCAGAAGTACGCCGACGCGGCCCTGCACCGCAACTACATCGTCCCGTTCGCCCGGCACGCCGGCGTCACCCTGATCGTCCTCAACCAGGTCGACCGGCTCGCCCCGCACGAGATCGACGACTGCGTCGCCGACCTGCGCCGCCTGCTGGAGGCCGAGGGGCTCGCCGACCCGCGGATCGTCACCACCTCCGCCGTCGCCGAGGACGGCGTGCACGGCTTCCGCGACACCCTCGTCGACACCGTCGCCGCCCGCCGCGCCCGCACCGAGCGGCTGTCGGCCGACGTCGACCGCGCCGCCGAGCGGTTCACCGGCTACCGCTTCGACGCCGAGCCGCCCGTCACGGTGGACGACGGACGCAAGGCCGAGCTCATGCAGGCCCTCACCGACGCCGCGGGCGCGCCCGCCGTCGCCGAGGCCATGGAGAGCGCCTACGAGCTGCGCGCCGCCGACTTCATCGGCTGGCCCGTCACCGCCATGATCGGCCGGCTGCGGTCGGACCCGCTGCGCCGGATGCGCCTCACCGAGCTCCGCGAGGAGCTGCGCAACGCCTTCACCGGGCCGATCGGCGCCCAGCAGGGCGACGTGGACAACGCCCTCCAGAACGTCGCCGAGGGCGTCACCGCCGAGCTTCCGCCGCACTGGGGCCGCTCCGTCCGCGCCGCGGCCCGCTCCCACGCCGCCGAGATCCCGGAGGCGCTCGGCGAGTCCCTCAAGGAGGCGCTGCCCACGTTCAACGTGGTGCCGCGCTGGTGGTGGCTGGTGAAGACCTGGCAGTACTTCCTGGTCCTGGTCGCCGCCCTCAGCGTCGTGTGGATCGGCTTCCTCGTCGCCTACGGCCTGCTCGGCCTCGGTGGCGACGACCCGGACGGCCTCGTCGGCCAGGCGGGCCTGATCCCCTACGTCGCCATCCTGGTCGTCTGCACGCTCGGGATGGGCTGGCTCACCGCGTCGGCGTGCCGCAACATGGTCGCCCTGTCGTCCGCCAGACACGGCGAGAAGATGGAGCAGCACATGCGCCAGGGCATCGAGCGCGTCGCGCGGGAGAAGGTGATCGTCCCCGTCGAGGAGGACCTGGAGGTCTACGCCCGCTTCCGCCGGGACGTCGACGTCGCCCTCGGCCGAGGCTGA
- a CDS encoding AAA family ATPase, which produces MTPPAEQSTVHDEEAGAGSGRAGAPAPDDAASGETTASGESTGGETTGGENTSGKDPGGRAAAAEKQTLKKGSDEDAAAPEGEAADDETGAAGSGGSEAGTKAEARSRRGRRRAPRAGATVNRAELVRALTALREQLGAFDLLLDVPGVEQAREARDELRAQLVDYVLPRVQAAGAPMLVVLGGSTGAGKSTLVNTLVGARVSATGVLRPTTSSPILVCHPDHVRWFMEGPMLPGMGRVRGPAPDAIAGDQLVIIASDALPPGLALLDSPDFDSVFEDHYEFATKLMAAADLWLCVTTAARYADAQVWQMLQRAKENGATIGVVLSRVPQGAGAGGGEIVEHFAEMLDEHEVGDARRFTIPETRIEESRLPEETVADIRDWLTGVAEDAEDREIVVSDTLAAVLDSFRTRVPELARQVEAQVERRAELAREVEAGYGTALAELDEATRNGSLLRGEVLARWQDFAGTGDLLRALHVQRSRRGRAASRRHRSPARVRALKAALRSGLESLIMASAEHGAEQAMARWRVHPAGAQVLAGADAGLGHVSPELSRRVTRAVSAWQDHVQELIRTQGVTKRSVAKLVSFDTEAVSLVLTIGLLGYGTSDVAVEGGNSAVPQRLLKALFGAESLRGMGAKARADLRSRIGMLFDEEAIRFGQVLDSAGIPDETVPVQLYQATYNLEVAR; this is translated from the coding sequence GTGACACCCCCCGCAGAGCAGAGCACGGTCCACGACGAGGAGGCCGGCGCCGGCTCGGGCCGGGCCGGCGCGCCCGCCCCCGACGACGCGGCGTCCGGCGAGACCACGGCGTCCGGCGAGAGCACGGGCGGCGAGACCACGGGCGGCGAGAACACGTCCGGGAAGGACCCGGGAGGCCGCGCCGCGGCGGCCGAGAAGCAGACCCTGAAGAAGGGCTCGGACGAGGACGCCGCCGCACCCGAGGGCGAGGCGGCGGACGACGAGACCGGAGCCGCCGGGAGCGGAGGCTCCGAGGCCGGCACGAAGGCCGAGGCCAGGTCCAGGCGCGGACGGCGGCGCGCCCCGAGGGCCGGGGCGACGGTCAACCGCGCCGAGCTGGTCCGCGCCCTGACCGCGCTGCGCGAACAGCTCGGCGCGTTCGACCTCCTGCTGGACGTCCCCGGCGTCGAGCAGGCCCGCGAGGCCCGCGACGAACTGCGCGCCCAGCTCGTCGACTACGTCCTGCCGCGCGTCCAGGCGGCCGGCGCCCCCATGCTCGTGGTGCTCGGCGGCTCCACGGGCGCGGGCAAGTCCACCCTGGTCAACACGCTCGTCGGCGCCCGCGTCAGCGCGACCGGCGTGCTGCGCCCCACCACCAGCAGCCCGATCCTCGTCTGCCACCCCGACCACGTGCGGTGGTTCATGGAGGGGCCGATGCTGCCCGGCATGGGACGGGTCCGCGGCCCCGCGCCCGACGCCATCGCGGGCGACCAGCTGGTCATCATCGCCAGCGACGCCCTGCCGCCCGGCCTGGCCCTGCTCGACAGCCCCGACTTCGACTCCGTCTTCGAAGACCACTACGAGTTCGCGACCAAGCTGATGGCCGCCGCCGACCTGTGGCTGTGCGTCACCACCGCCGCCCGGTACGCCGACGCCCAGGTCTGGCAGATGCTCCAGCGCGCCAAGGAGAACGGCGCCACGATCGGCGTCGTGCTGTCGCGCGTCCCGCAGGGCGCGGGCGCCGGCGGCGGTGAGATCGTCGAGCACTTCGCCGAGATGCTGGACGAGCACGAGGTCGGCGACGCGCGCCGCTTCACCATCCCCGAGACCCGGATCGAGGAGAGCCGCCTCCCCGAGGAGACCGTCGCGGACATCCGCGACTGGCTGACCGGCGTCGCCGAGGACGCCGAGGACCGCGAGATCGTCGTCAGCGACACCCTCGCCGCCGTCCTGGACAGCTTCCGCACCCGCGTCCCCGAGCTCGCCCGGCAGGTCGAGGCGCAGGTCGAGCGGCGCGCCGAGCTGGCCAGGGAGGTCGAGGCCGGGTACGGCACCGCCCTCGCCGAACTGGACGAGGCCACCCGCAACGGCTCGCTGCTGCGCGGCGAGGTCCTGGCCCGCTGGCAGGACTTCGCCGGCACCGGCGACCTGCTGCGCGCCCTGCACGTCCAGCGGTCCCGGCGCGGCCGCGCCGCGAGCCGCCGCCACCGCAGCCCGGCCCGCGTGCGCGCCCTCAAGGCGGCGCTGCGCAGCGGCCTGGAATCGCTGATCATGGCGTCCGCCGAGCACGGCGCGGAGCAGGCCATGGCCCGCTGGCGCGTGCACCCGGCGGGCGCCCAGGTGCTCGCCGGCGCCGACGCCGGCCTGGGGCACGTCTCCCCGGAGCTGTCGCGGCGCGTCACCCGGGCCGTCAGCGCCTGGCAGGACCACGTCCAGGAGCTGATCCGCACGCAGGGCGTCACCAAGCGCTCGGTCGCGAAGCTGGTCTCGTTCGACACCGAGGCGGTCTCGCTCGTCCTGACGATCGGCCTGCTCGGGTACGGGACGTCCGACGTGGCCGTGGAGGGCGGCAACAGCGCCGTCCCGCAGCGGCTGCTGAAGGCCCTGTTCGGCGCCGAGTCCCTGCGCGGCATGGGCGCCAAGGCCCGCGCCGACCTGCGCAGCCGCATCGGGATGCTGTTCGACGAGGAGGCCATCCGCTTCGGTCAGGTGCTCGACTCCGCCGGCATCCCCGACGAGACCGTCCCCGTCCAGCTGTACCAGGCCACCTACAACCTCGAGGTTGCCCGATGA
- the cobA gene encoding uroporphyrinogen-III C-methyltransferase, protein MPPYLLGLRLGGRRVLVVGGGRVAQRRVPALLDAGAEVVLVSPSVTATLEGLAERGRITWHRRGYRRGDCAGAWLVQAVTDDAKVNGDVVAEADAARIWSVRADDAESSPAWTPASGHAGDATVGVLLGGDPRRAAGIRDAVVEGLRDGALESRHSRSKPAGVALVGGGPGDPGLITVRGRQLLAMADVVVADRLAPGGLLDELAADVEVIDAAKIPYGRTVTQDRINEYLVEHARRGRFVVRLKGGDPFVFGRGGEEALYCARHGVPVTVVPGITSAVAVPSAAGIPVTHRGVAQEFHVVSAHVPPGHPDSTVDWESLARAHGTIVLLMAVERMALIAAALMRYGRSSGTPVAVVQDGTLPGQRALTATLGTVADEMAAGDVRPPAIVVVGDVVNVAREIDMIRADLGRDP, encoded by the coding sequence GTGCCCCCGTACCTGCTAGGCCTGCGACTCGGCGGGCGACGCGTCCTCGTCGTCGGCGGAGGGCGGGTCGCCCAGCGCCGCGTGCCCGCCCTGCTGGACGCCGGCGCCGAGGTGGTCCTCGTGTCCCCCTCGGTCACCGCCACCCTGGAGGGCCTCGCCGAGCGCGGCCGGATCACCTGGCACCGCCGGGGCTACCGGCGCGGCGACTGCGCGGGCGCCTGGCTGGTGCAGGCCGTCACCGACGACGCCAAGGTCAACGGCGACGTGGTGGCGGAGGCCGACGCCGCGCGGATCTGGTCCGTCCGGGCCGACGACGCCGAGTCGTCCCCGGCCTGGACGCCCGCCAGCGGCCACGCGGGCGACGCGACCGTCGGGGTGCTGCTCGGCGGCGACCCGCGCCGCGCCGCCGGCATCCGCGACGCGGTGGTGGAGGGCCTGCGCGACGGCGCCCTGGAGTCCCGGCACTCACGGAGCAAGCCCGCGGGCGTCGCGCTGGTCGGCGGCGGCCCGGGCGACCCGGGCCTGATCACCGTGCGCGGGCGGCAGCTGCTCGCCATGGCCGACGTCGTCGTCGCCGACCGGCTCGCGCCCGGCGGGCTGCTGGACGAGCTGGCCGCCGACGTCGAGGTCATCGACGCCGCCAAGATCCCCTACGGCCGGACGGTCACGCAGGACCGCATCAACGAGTACCTGGTCGAGCACGCGCGGCGGGGCCGCTTCGTCGTCCGGCTCAAGGGCGGCGACCCGTTCGTGTTCGGGCGCGGCGGCGAGGAGGCCCTGTACTGCGCCCGCCACGGCGTCCCCGTCACGGTCGTCCCCGGCATCACCAGCGCGGTCGCCGTGCCGTCGGCCGCGGGCATCCCGGTCACCCACCGGGGCGTCGCGCAGGAGTTCCACGTCGTCTCCGCGCACGTCCCTCCCGGGCACCCCGACTCGACCGTCGACTGGGAGTCGCTGGCCCGCGCGCACGGGACGATCGTCCTGCTCATGGCGGTGGAGCGGATGGCCCTCATCGCGGCGGCCCTCATGCGCTATGGTCGGTCGTCCGGAACGCCGGTGGCCGTGGTGCAGGACGGCACCCTTCCCGGCCAGCGGGCGCTGACGGCGACGCTGGGCACGGTGGCCGACGAGATGGCCGCCGGAGATGTCCGGCCCCCGGCGATCGTGGTCGTGGGCGACGTGGTCAACGTGGCACGAGAGATCGACATGATTCGAGCGGACTTGGGACGGGATCCGTGA
- the cobT gene encoding nicotinate-nucleotide--dimethylbenzimidazole phosphoribosyltransferase, which produces MNLIEETVASIAPLDETAMRDARDLQARLTKPPGSLGVLEEVSVRLAGLAGQCPPPQPEPAAVAVFAADHGVHAQGVTPWPQEVTAQMVANFLAGGAVVNAFAAQVGAAVTVVDIGVAAELEEAPGLLRRKVAPGTADMTAGPAMTAEQARRAVGTGIEIARELGARGARCLLTGDMGIANTTASAALIAAFTGLPPERVTGRGTGIDDATHAHKVEVVRTALDRHGLAEGHGMAPMEVLAAVGGLEHAAIAGFVLGAAALRVPVVLDGVIAGAAALAAAALCPDALGACVAGHRSAEPGHGAAVESLGLRPLVDLELRLGEGTGALLALPLVQSAARVLREVATFDSAGVSEKDAARP; this is translated from the coding sequence ATGAACCTGATCGAGGAGACCGTCGCCTCCATCGCCCCCCTGGACGAGACGGCCATGCGGGACGCCCGCGACCTCCAGGCCCGGCTCACCAAGCCGCCCGGGTCCCTCGGCGTCCTGGAGGAGGTGTCGGTCCGGCTCGCCGGGCTCGCCGGGCAGTGCCCGCCGCCGCAGCCCGAGCCCGCCGCCGTCGCCGTGTTCGCCGCCGACCACGGCGTCCACGCCCAGGGCGTCACCCCGTGGCCGCAGGAGGTCACGGCGCAGATGGTCGCCAACTTCCTGGCCGGCGGCGCCGTGGTCAACGCGTTCGCCGCCCAGGTCGGCGCCGCCGTCACGGTCGTCGACATCGGCGTCGCCGCCGAGCTAGAGGAGGCCCCCGGCCTGCTCCGCCGCAAGGTCGCGCCGGGCACCGCCGACATGACGGCCGGGCCCGCGATGACCGCCGAGCAGGCCCGGCGAGCCGTCGGGACGGGCATCGAGATCGCCCGTGAGCTGGGTGCGCGGGGCGCCCGGTGCCTGCTCACCGGGGACATGGGGATCGCCAACACCACCGCGTCCGCCGCGCTGATCGCCGCCTTCACCGGCCTGCCGCCCGAGCGGGTCACCGGCCGGGGGACCGGCATCGACGACGCCACCCACGCGCACAAGGTCGAGGTGGTGCGCACCGCCCTCGACAGGCACGGCCTGGCGGAAGGGCACGGCATGGCGCCGATGGAGGTCCTCGCGGCGGTCGGCGGGCTGGAGCACGCCGCGATCGCCGGGTTCGTCCTCGGCGCCGCCGCCCTGCGCGTCCCCGTCGTCCTGGACGGCGTGATCGCCGGAGCCGCCGCCCTCGCCGCCGCGGCGCTGTGCCCGGACGCCCTCGGCGCGTGCGTCGCCGGGCACCGCTCGGCCGAGCCGGGGCACGGCGCCGCGGTCGAGTCCCTCGGCCTGCGCCCGCTGGTCGACCTGGAGCTGCGGCTGGGGGAGGGAACCGGTGCCCTGCTGGCCTTGCCGCTGGTCCAGAGCGCGGCGCGGGTCCTGCGCGAGGTCGCCACCTTCGACTCCGCCGGGGTGAGCGAGAAGGACGCCGCGCGGCCGTAA
- the cobC gene encoding Rv2231c family pyridoxal phosphate-dependent protein CobC: protein MTGPAEIDLRHHGDTEVGDGLADFAVNVRTGTPPAWLAERIRASVDGLAAYPDPRPARKAVAARHGRSAEEVLLTAGAAEAFVLLARVLTPRRAVVVHPQFTEPEAALRAAGHEVERVILDKDFTLGPRAVPAGADLVVIGNPTNPTSVLHPAGALAALAAPGRTVVVDEAFMDCVPGEPESLATRLPPGVVVIRSLTKTWGLAGLRAGYVLADPHLIGRLAEAQPLWAVSTPALAAVEACSTPEAVAEGEAWAVELAAERDRLAAELSARGLYVVPGARASFLCVSLPDALGIRALLRQRGYAVRRGDTFPGLGPDWLRIAVRDRPSNDRLLDVLGELGI from the coding sequence GTGACCGGCCCCGCCGAGATCGACCTGCGCCACCACGGCGACACCGAGGTCGGCGACGGCCTCGCCGACTTCGCCGTGAACGTCCGCACCGGCACGCCCCCCGCGTGGCTGGCCGAGCGGATCCGCGCGTCCGTCGACGGCCTCGCCGCCTACCCCGACCCCCGCCCCGCCCGCAAGGCGGTCGCCGCGCGGCACGGCAGGTCCGCCGAGGAGGTGCTGCTCACCGCCGGGGCCGCGGAGGCGTTCGTGCTGCTCGCGCGGGTGCTCACCCCGCGCCGTGCCGTGGTGGTGCATCCCCAGTTCACCGAGCCGGAGGCGGCGCTGCGGGCCGCCGGGCACGAGGTGGAGCGGGTGATCCTGGACAAGGACTTCACCCTCGGCCCGAGGGCCGTCCCGGCCGGCGCCGACCTCGTCGTGATCGGCAATCCGACCAACCCGACCTCGGTCCTGCACCCGGCCGGCGCGCTCGCCGCGCTGGCCGCGCCCGGACGGACGGTCGTGGTCGACGAGGCGTTCATGGACTGCGTCCCCGGCGAACCGGAGAGCCTCGCCACCCGGCTGCCCCCGGGAGTGGTGGTGATCCGCTCCCTGACCAAGACGTGGGGGCTCGCGGGGCTGCGCGCCGGATACGTCCTGGCCGACCCCCACCTGATCGGACGGCTGGCGGAGGCGCAGCCGCTGTGGGCGGTGTCCACGCCCGCGCTCGCCGCCGTCGAGGCGTGCTCCACCCCCGAGGCCGTCGCCGAGGGCGAGGCGTGGGCCGTCGAGCTCGCCGCCGAACGCGATCGGCTGGCCGCGGAGCTGTCGGCGCGGGGCCTGTACGTCGTGCCCGGAGCGCGCGCGTCGTTCCTGTGCGTCAGCCTGCCGGACGCCCTGGGCATCAGGGCCCTGCTGAGGCAGCGCGGCTACGCCGTCAGGCGCGGCGACACCTTCCCAGGGCTCGGCCCGGACTGGCTGCGGATCGCCGTGCGCGACCGCCCGTCCAACGACCGGCTGCTGGACGTGCTCGGCGAGCTGGGCATCTGA